In Nocardioides sp. WS12, the DNA window GTCGGTGCGGGCGTTCGTGGCCGGCCTGACGGATGAGGGCCGACCGGTCGACGTACTCATCAACAACGCGGGGGTGCTCGGTGTCCCGCACGCGTTGTCGGCCGAGGGGGTCGAGATGCACTTCGCGACCAATTATCTCGGCCACTTCGCGCTGACGCAGGGGTTGCTGCCGCTGTTGACCGACCGGGTCGTGGTTATCAGTTCACGCGAACACCGGTCAGGGGAGATCGATCTCGACGACCTGGCGTGGGAGCGGCGCCCGTATCGCGCATTCGGGGCCTATGGCGCGTCGAAGCTGGCCGACCTGCTCTTCATGAGGGAACTGGACCGTCGCCTGCAGGCCGAGGGGTCCCCGGTGCGCTCGGTGGGCGCGCATCCCGGAGCATCGGCCACGTCGATCACGAGCGGTTCCGGCAACCCGGTCGTCACGGCGATCGGTCACTACGGCCAGCGGCTGGTCGGCATGCCTGCGTGGCGCGGCGCTCTGTGCTCGGTCTACGCCGCCACGATGGACATCCCCGGTGGCACGTACATCGGTCCGCACGGGCTGACCGAGCTCTGGGGCTGGCCCGCGCCCGCGCGGATGTCACCCAAGGCCGGCGACGAGGTCCTCGCCGCCGCCCTGTGGGAGAAGTCGGTCGATCTCAGCCGACCTTGATGCTCTGGAAGGTGACCGG includes these proteins:
- a CDS encoding SDR family NAD(P)-dependent oxidoreductase, with product MRPWTQVPPQSGRRFVITGSNGGLGLETARILGSRGAEVVMACRSIEKGEAAARTVPGHDKGRVQVRQIDVSDLASVRAFVAGLTDEGRPVDVLINNAGVLGVPHALSAEGVEMHFATNYLGHFALTQGLLPLLTDRVVVISSREHRSGEIDLDDLAWERRPYRAFGAYGASKLADLLFMRELDRRLQAEGSPVRSVGAHPGASATSITSGSGNPVVTAIGHYGQRLVGMPAWRGALCSVYAATMDIPGGTYIGPHGLTELWGWPAPARMSPKAGDEVLAAALWEKSVDLSRP